Below is a window of Impatiens glandulifera chromosome 2, dImpGla2.1, whole genome shotgun sequence DNA.
TTAACATGTGTATATAATCCATGTACACAACAATCTCCACATTGGCGAATATTTCATCTTATAGGAAATAAATTACATTCCTCCACCTCCGAGAAATACAAGCCTTCTTAGAAGATAATTCTTTATAGTTTTAGACACTCCAAGTGGACTGACCTACAACCATTTCTTAGCAACTTGAAACATTCAACAAGCCCAAATAATGTTTAAACTTATCGGTGGTAACTGGCTTCTTCAACATATCAGCTACGTTTTTAGTGTATGAACCTTTTGTAACAATATCTCATCAGATGCGATCAACTCTTTAATCTTGTAAAATCTCACATCAATGTACTTTGTTCTAGTAAGTTACACCttattattttctaaagaaATGAAATTCTTACTCTCACAAAGTAATTGAACTTTACCTTCCTCAATACCCAAATCCTTTACCAACCCATTAAGCCACAATGCTTCTTTAACAGTTTCAGCTACTGCCATATATTTTTCTTCTGATGTTGATAATGCGACGGTAAACTGATGTGTTGATTTACAACATATAGGTCCCCCACAAAGAGTAAACACAAATACAATTGTAGACCTTATATCATCCATATCACTAACATAGTCTGAATCCACATATCTAGCAACTATAGCATTAATTCGTTGACCACGGAAAACAATACCATAGCTTGAAGTGCCCTTTAGATACATGGAGATCAATTTGATTGCTTTCCAATGTTGTTTACCTAGTTTTTCCATGAACTTACTAACTTGACTCACAACTTTAGTCAAATCCGGTCATGtacaaaccatcgcatacatcaAATAACCAACTGCACTTTCATGTGGAACTTTTGTCATGTATTCAATATTCTTGTTCGACTTCAAACGTTATTTAGAAGAAATCTTAAAATGGTTTTCCAAACGAGTAGACACTAGCTTCAAATTGCTCATCCCAAATATGTCTATTATTTTCTCAACATAGTCCCGTTGAGATAACCATAGTTTTCTTTGAGCTTCTATTCCTATGAATTTCAATTCTAAGAATTCTTTCGCAGTACCTATGTCTTTCATATCAAACTTCTGGCCTAACAAAGCTTTTAAACTAACAATAACATTCATATGTTGTgcaacaatcaacatatcatccatATAAAGTAacagaaaaataaaagacatgtCATCAAGGCTTTTGACATAAGCACACCAATCATACTCGAATcacatataacatattttaatcatGTAGGAGTCAAATCGTTTGTACCACTATCTTGGAGACTTTTTTAACCCAT
It encodes the following:
- the LOC124924520 gene encoding secreted RxLR effector protein 161-like codes for the protein MEKLGKQHWKAIKLISMYLKGTSSYGIVFRGQRINAIVARYVDSDYVSDMDDIRSTIVFVFTLCGGPICCKSTHQFTVALSTSEEKYMAVAETVKEALWLNGLVKDLGIEEGKVQLLCESKNFISLENNKV